Sequence from the Methanobrevibacter arboriphilus genome:
AGTGAAGATCCAATAAGCAATGCTGATAAAATCATTGAAATTGAAATTCTATTAATCATTTTTTCTAAATTTTTATGCTCTAACTCAATAAGTAGCTTGCCTTCTTCTAACTTATAAAGTGTTTTAGATATATTTAATGGGAGTGTCTTTAATATATGCTCAATTTCAAAAATATTATCTTTAATAAACTTAACTAATCTAAATGGGCTTAATCTTCTAACCGTTATTTTACGAACATATGGTTCAAGTGTTGATATTGTATCAAAATTTGGATCTAATTCTATACCTGTTTCTTCTAACATTGAAATGCCTTTAGAGATTAAAACAAATTCTCTTGGCATAGTAACTTCATAATCCCTCATAACAGATATTAAATCCATCATTCCACCATGAACTCCCTTTAATTCTACTCCATAATATTTATTCATTAGATCCATTAAATCATAGCTTAAATTCTTCTTATTTACACGATTGTTTAATATTCCCATATAAGATAACTGATTAATCATTCCTTTAACATTCTTTTCAATAAAATATACGAATAATTCAGTTAAATTTTCACGAAACTCATTATCAAGAAATCCCATCATTCCAAAATCAATATAACAAACAATATTACCTTTCAAAATATAAATATTAGATGGATGTGGATCTGCATGGAAAAAACCATGATCTATAATCTGTTTAAAGTAAGATTTCATTCCTCTTTGGGCTATTAATTTTTTATCGTAAATTCCTTCTGACAATATAACATCAGAAATCTTTTCCCCATTAACATATTCCATAGTAAGTACCCGTTTAGTTGAAAATTCAGAATATGCTTTTGGAACATGAACTGTTTCATCATCATCAAATATCTTTTTAAAATGCTCCATATTATTTAATTCTTGATTATAATCAATTTCTTTTAAAATTGACCTTTCAAATTCCTTAATTATAATGGGAAAATTATAAGGCTTAGCTCTTGGAATATATTGGTCAATTCTTTTAGCTAAAAATTTCATTATAGCTAAGTCACTTTTTATTACATTTTCAATATCTGGTTTTTGAATTTTAACTGCAACATAAGGACCATTTTTCAATTTAGCTACATGAACTTGACCAATAGATGCAGCAGACAAAGGAGTTTCATAAAATATATCAAATATATCATCTATAGGACTATCTAATTCTTCTTCAACAATTTTTTTTATTTCTAAAAATTCTACAGTTGGATTATCAGACTGCATTTTAGAAAACTCAGATGCAATCGATTCTCCAACCAAATCAGGACGAGTACTTATCATCTGTCCTAATTTGATATATGCAGGACCTAATTCCTGTAATGTTTTTCTTAATCTTACGGGCAATGAATCATCAAGTTCCTCTAATGATTCATATTTATTAGAATGCCCAAAAAATGGAATCTTGTGTTTTAGACCTATTCTCTCAATTACAAAACCAAACTCATATTTGCTGAAAACTTTCAGAATCTCATTTAATCTTCTTAGATTTGTATTGTTTCCCCTTTTAATTATGTTCATAATTAAATAATAGATTTTAATACTATAAATAATTATATCAAAAATCATTAAATCATGAAAAAAATTGAATAAATAATAAATAATGAATAATAAGGAACAAATGAGAAATAGATATAAATTAAATATAAATTAAATAATGATTATATAAAAATTAAATAATAATTAATATAAATATATAAAAATTATATATTAATTTATAGAATAGGAGTAATATTTATATCAATATGAATATTCCCTATATTTGTGAATAAAATATATATAACTATAAATAAAATATAAAAATAGTATAATTAAATAATAGTATAGTTAATTATATATGTTGTCTAGTATATAGTATTACTAGTTAATCAATCATGCTTTTAATTTATCAGTGAAATGAAATTTTTTAAATATACAAAATAATCTTAATACTATTTTTTCTTTTTAATTTTTCTTTTTAATTATTGATTAGCTAATTTTAAAAATATTAAATAAGGGGGCGCAATTATTGAAAATTAATAAGGTAATAATAATTTTTTTACTTATAATAAGTTTATTTTCAGGTGTTGTTATAGCATCAGAAGTTTCAGCAGCTGAAAATAATATTTATGTTTCTCTTAGTGGAGATGATTCATCAGGGAATGGATCAAGTGATAATCCCTACAATTCAATAGGTAAGGCTATCAATCAATCAACAGATTCCGATAAAAACATTATTTATTTAGATGAAGGAATC
This genomic interval carries:
- a CDS encoding ABC1 kinase family protein, producing the protein MNIIKRGNNTNLRRLNEILKVFSKYEFGFVIERIGLKHKIPFFGHSNKYESLEELDDSLPVRLRKTLQELGPAYIKLGQMISTRPDLVGESIASEFSKMQSDNPTVEFLEIKKIVEEELDSPIDDIFDIFYETPLSAASIGQVHVAKLKNGPYVAVKIQKPDIENVIKSDLAIMKFLAKRIDQYIPRAKPYNFPIIIKEFERSILKEIDYNQELNNMEHFKKIFDDDETVHVPKAYSEFSTKRVLTMEYVNGEKISDVILSEGIYDKKLIAQRGMKSYFKQIIDHGFFHADPHPSNIYILKGNIVCYIDFGMMGFLDNEFRENLTELFVYFIEKNVKGMINQLSYMGILNNRVNKKNLSYDLMDLMNKYYGVELKGVHGGMMDLISVMRDYEVTMPREFVLISKGISMLEETGIELDPNFDTISTLEPYVRKITVRRLSPFRLVKFIKDNIFEIEHILKTLPLNISKTLYKLEEGKLLIELEHKNLEKMINRISISMILSALLIGSSLVILSDKGFMIFGLPFLGIIGFIFSAILGLWLIIYTLRGKNY